Proteins encoded by one window of Frondihabitans peucedani:
- a CDS encoding LamG-like jellyroll fold domain-containing protein, with amino-acid sequence MTTALTTTAVLAAGLVAIGGPAHADSAPADPTDPKTPVTVTTDVLPTPQIDGVVWTQAISKGHVFAGGEFTTARPFGAAAGVNTVSRANLLSYDITTGILDSAFTASTNAQVKAVAASSDGSSLFVAGSFTQVDGATRTRIAKVDAKTGALVSAFTATANSTVNALAVRGNTLYLGGAFTSVTATVGGAGVSRGQLAAVDATTGAILPWNPSAVGGNVSSLAVSPDGGKVVVGGAFTTLNGSGNPGYGLGAVDSTSGALLPWAANTTKVRDGGSMAGITSLTGDSTGVYGSGYVFGTGGTLEGTFRADWNGDLVWIADCHGDTYSTAVSSTALYATSHAHFCGDLQGFQQTNPNFTFHRATAFSKAATLTLTANPWGSTYTDFAGTPGPSLLNWNPTLTPGTYTGKTQAAWSVAANDDYVVYGGEFPTVDGIAQQGLVRFAVPSIAPNKDGPVVTGGQFVPNLTSVRSGSVKASWLANADRDNGTLSYALYRDGSSTPVYTTTAYSTTWLRPELAFTDTGLVPGSTHSYRLRATDPFGNTVLGNSVSITAASSQPSGYPGRVLADAPSDFWRLDETSGSAVRDFAGNNDLVAGAGVTRGAAGAVSDGDRASTFNGTTTGFAATQSPVAAPQTFTEEAWFSTTTTAGGKILGFGEQSTGVSTQYDRHLYLSTDGRLNFGVYNGSLVTLTSPAALNDGHWHQAVATLGSSGMNLYVDGRLIASRSSVSAQSIPVGYWRIGGDSTWNGSPWFAGSIDDVSIYPAALTAAQVQAHYASATGASTPPTNTAPTASFTQSASGLQATFDGSSSSDPDGSIASYSWSFGDGATATGATPTHAYAAAGSYSASLTVTDNGGATASTSRQVTVTVPATSGTVASDAFGRTLSSGWGTADVGGAWTSVGSASNLSMQTGTGRITLSGPSAQAGATLASVSQTGVDLSVTFALAQAASGGGTQVSLQGRKIGSSDYRATVQLTGSGTATVSLVGAGTTIANPVRVAGSIGAGTRISTRLQVVGTSPTTLRAKAWIAGTTEPSAWMVTATSSAAALQAPGSLGLLSYVSGSSAAGAQSLSVDDLVATTP; translated from the coding sequence GTGACGACAGCGCTCACCACGACGGCGGTCCTCGCCGCGGGGCTCGTGGCGATCGGAGGCCCGGCACACGCCGACTCCGCCCCCGCCGATCCGACCGACCCGAAGACGCCGGTCACCGTGACCACCGACGTCCTGCCCACACCGCAGATCGACGGGGTCGTCTGGACCCAGGCCATCTCGAAGGGCCACGTCTTCGCGGGCGGCGAGTTCACGACGGCGCGGCCGTTCGGAGCGGCGGCCGGCGTCAACACGGTCTCTCGCGCGAATCTCCTCTCGTACGACATCACCACCGGAATCCTCGATTCGGCCTTCACCGCGTCGACGAACGCGCAGGTGAAAGCGGTCGCCGCCTCCTCCGACGGATCGTCGCTCTTCGTGGCCGGCTCCTTCACCCAGGTCGACGGTGCGACCAGGACCCGGATCGCGAAGGTCGACGCGAAGACCGGGGCTCTCGTCTCGGCCTTCACCGCCACCGCGAACTCGACGGTCAACGCGCTCGCCGTCCGCGGCAACACCCTCTACCTCGGCGGCGCCTTCACCTCGGTGACCGCGACGGTCGGCGGAGCGGGTGTGTCGCGGGGCCAGCTGGCTGCGGTCGACGCGACGACGGGCGCGATCCTGCCCTGGAACCCGTCCGCGGTCGGCGGCAACGTGTCGTCGCTGGCGGTCTCCCCCGACGGCGGGAAGGTCGTCGTCGGAGGCGCCTTCACCACTCTGAACGGGTCGGGGAACCCGGGCTACGGGCTCGGCGCCGTCGACTCGACCTCGGGCGCGCTCCTGCCCTGGGCCGCCAACACGACGAAGGTCCGAGACGGCGGCTCGATGGCCGGGATCACGAGTCTCACCGGCGACTCCACCGGGGTCTATGGATCCGGCTACGTCTTCGGCACCGGAGGGACTCTCGAGGGGACCTTCCGAGCCGACTGGAACGGCGACCTGGTGTGGATCGCGGACTGCCACGGCGACACGTACTCGACCGCGGTCTCGTCGACCGCCCTGTACGCGACGAGCCACGCCCACTTCTGCGGCGACCTCCAGGGCTTCCAGCAGACGAACCCGAACTTCACGTTCCACCGAGCGACGGCCTTCAGCAAGGCGGCGACACTCACCCTGACGGCGAACCCCTGGGGCTCCACCTACACGGACTTCGCGGGCACGCCCGGTCCGTCGCTCCTGAACTGGAACCCGACGCTGACACCGGGGACCTACACCGGCAAGACGCAGGCGGCCTGGAGCGTCGCCGCGAACGACGACTACGTCGTGTACGGAGGCGAGTTCCCCACGGTCGACGGCATCGCGCAGCAGGGCCTCGTGCGCTTCGCCGTCCCGTCGATCGCGCCGAACAAGGACGGCCCCGTCGTCACCGGAGGCCAGTTCGTCCCGAATCTGACCTCGGTCCGGTCGGGCTCGGTCAAGGCGAGCTGGCTCGCCAACGCCGACCGCGACAACGGCACCCTCTCGTACGCCCTCTACCGCGACGGCTCGTCGACCCCGGTCTACACGACGACCGCCTACTCGACCACCTGGCTGCGACCCGAGCTCGCCTTCACCGACACCGGGCTGGTGCCCGGATCGACCCACAGCTATCGCCTCCGCGCGACCGATCCGTTCGGGAACACCGTCCTCGGCAACAGCGTCTCGATCACCGCCGCCTCGTCGCAGCCGAGCGGCTACCCGGGGCGCGTGCTCGCCGACGCTCCGTCCGACTTCTGGCGTCTGGACGAGACCAGCGGCTCGGCTGTCCGCGACTTCGCCGGGAACAACGACCTCGTCGCCGGCGCCGGCGTGACCCGCGGAGCGGCCGGAGCCGTCTCGGACGGCGACCGGGCCTCGACCTTCAACGGGACGACGACCGGCTTCGCCGCAACCCAGTCGCCGGTGGCCGCACCGCAGACCTTCACCGAGGAGGCCTGGTTCTCGACGACCACGACGGCCGGCGGCAAGATCCTGGGCTTCGGGGAGCAGTCGACGGGCGTCTCGACGCAGTACGACCGCCACCTGTACCTGTCGACGGACGGGCGACTCAACTTCGGCGTCTACAACGGCTCGCTCGTGACGCTGACGAGCCCGGCCGCTCTCAACGACGGGCACTGGCACCAGGCAGTCGCGACGCTCGGCTCGTCCGGGATGAACCTCTACGTCGACGGCCGGCTCATCGCCAGCCGGTCGTCGGTGAGCGCCCAGAGCATCCCCGTCGGCTACTGGAGGATCGGCGGCGACAGCACCTGGAACGGCTCGCCCTGGTTCGCCGGCTCCATCGACGACGTGTCGATCTACCCGGCCGCGTTGACGGCGGCTCAGGTCCAGGCGCACTACGCCAGCGCGACCGGTGCCTCGACGCCCCCGACGAACACCGCCCCGACCGCCTCGTTCACCCAGAGCGCCTCCGGCCTCCAGGCGACGTTCGACGGCTCCTCGTCGTCCGACCCGGACGGCTCCATCGCCTCGTACAGCTGGAGCTTCGGAGACGGAGCCACGGCGACCGGTGCGACTCCGACGCACGCCTATGCCGCTGCGGGCTCCTACTCGGCCTCGCTCACCGTGACCGACAACGGAGGCGCGACAGCGTCCACGAGCCGCCAGGTGACAGTCACGGTTCCCGCAACGTCCGGCACCGTCGCCTCCGACGCCTTCGGGCGCACCCTCTCGAGCGGCTGGGGCACTGCTGATGTCGGCGGCGCCTGGACGAGCGTGGGCAGCGCCTCCAACCTCTCCATGCAGACGGGGACAGGCAGGATCACGCTCAGCGGGCCGAGCGCGCAGGCCGGAGCGACGCTCGCCTCGGTCTCCCAGACCGGCGTCGACCTCTCCGTGACTTTCGCGCTCGCGCAGGCGGCGTCCGGCGGAGGCACCCAGGTGTCGCTGCAGGGACGGAAGATCGGGTCGAGCGACTATCGGGCGACCGTCCAGCTGACCGGCAGCGGGACGGCCACGGTCTCCCTGGTGGGCGCGGGCACGACCATCGCGAACCCGGTCCGCGTCGCAGGATCGATCGGCGCCGGGACCCGGATCAGCACCCGTCTCCAGGTCGTCGGCACCAGCCCCACGACGCTCCGGGCGAAAGCCTGGATCGCGGGCACGACGGAGCCGTCGGCCTGGATGGTGACGGCGACGAGCTCCGCTGCGGCGCTGCAGGCTCCCGGGTCGCTCGGGCTGCTCAGCTACGTGTCGGGGTCGTCGGCTGCCGGGGCGCAGAGCCTCTCAGTCGACGACCTGGTCGCGACGACGCCCTGA
- a CDS encoding LamG-like jellyroll fold domain-containing protein, whose amino-acid sequence MPAVLITLALVAGTVAVADSARADSAPADPKNAATPTTVTADPLPTPQIDGVVWTELVVGNTVYVGGKFANARPAGAAAGTHTVKRTSMLAFDIRTGALNTRFAPVLNGDVQAISTAADGKHLYIGGSFTKVGSAAKSRIAEIDATTGALTPAFKASANGTVKSIVRRGSTVYFGGSFTWSTGKTRQQLAAVNGTTGGLSTWTPSATGGVVNALALSPDGKKVVVGGAFTTLDKSANPGYGLGAVDSASGKNLPWHVNSVVRNGGKNSAITSLTSTSTGLYGTGYTFGDGGNLEGAFRADWTAGDLTWVEDCHGDTYGSAVVGGVVYIAGHAHYCGNVGGFRETSPESHHRAIAFSATATQKVATNTASGHAYANFGGRPAPSLLDWYPDLTPGTFTGKGQAAWTVAGTSQYVVYGGEFTAVNGKAQQGLVRFATPSLAPNRVGPVSSGAAFVPQLTSPASGVVRVGWTSNADPDNKALRYDVYRDGDPTPVYTTTRNSSVWFRPQIGFTDAGLVPGHSYAYRVRATDPFGNTVLGDNVSITVASAGPTGYAAVVTGQGASNFWRFGQSKGSAVQDLAGYTPQILTGYPTAGAAGSSVDGSTATQFSASATTTAATATPSWPSVSTMSVGAWFRAAPGHGGTVVDFGSNSPLLSDTVDRSLAVTANGLLAFGIRSAGSPVLSSPRSVADSRWHFATATVTPTTMTLYLDGRAVARRSGSFALSRTWGYWRVGGDTPWLGAHYFTGTIDDVSVYPAALTDAQVAAQYRAATGT is encoded by the coding sequence ATGCCCGCAGTTCTGATCACCCTGGCTCTCGTCGCCGGCACTGTCGCCGTCGCCGACTCGGCCAGGGCGGACTCGGCACCCGCCGATCCGAAGAACGCGGCCACTCCCACCACCGTCACAGCCGACCCGCTGCCGACCCCCCAGATCGACGGCGTCGTCTGGACCGAGCTCGTCGTCGGGAACACCGTCTACGTCGGCGGGAAGTTCGCGAACGCACGCCCGGCGGGAGCCGCCGCAGGAACACACACCGTCAAGCGGACCTCGATGCTGGCGTTCGACATCCGCACGGGCGCGCTCAACACCCGGTTCGCGCCGGTGCTCAACGGCGACGTCCAGGCGATCAGCACGGCGGCCGACGGGAAGCACCTCTACATCGGCGGCTCCTTCACCAAGGTGGGCAGTGCCGCCAAGAGCAGGATCGCGGAGATCGACGCCACGACAGGCGCCCTCACCCCCGCTTTCAAGGCCTCCGCCAACGGCACGGTGAAGAGCATCGTCCGCCGAGGCTCGACGGTCTACTTCGGCGGATCGTTCACCTGGTCGACCGGCAAGACCCGTCAGCAGCTCGCCGCCGTGAACGGGACCACCGGCGGGCTCTCGACCTGGACGCCGTCTGCGACCGGGGGCGTCGTCAACGCGCTGGCCCTCTCGCCCGACGGCAAGAAGGTCGTCGTCGGCGGGGCGTTCACGACGCTCGACAAGTCGGCGAACCCCGGGTACGGACTGGGAGCCGTCGACTCCGCGTCCGGCAAGAACCTCCCCTGGCATGTGAACTCGGTCGTCCGCAACGGTGGCAAGAACTCGGCGATCACCAGCTTGACCTCGACGAGCACCGGTCTCTACGGCACCGGGTACACGTTCGGCGACGGCGGCAACCTGGAGGGCGCGTTCCGCGCCGACTGGACGGCGGGCGACCTCACCTGGGTGGAGGACTGCCACGGCGACACCTACGGCAGCGCGGTCGTGGGCGGCGTCGTCTACATCGCCGGCCACGCGCACTACTGCGGCAACGTCGGCGGCTTCCGCGAGACATCGCCGGAGAGCCACCACCGGGCGATCGCCTTCTCGGCCACGGCGACCCAGAAGGTGGCGACGAACACCGCCTCCGGCCACGCCTACGCGAACTTCGGCGGGCGGCCGGCACCGTCGCTCCTCGACTGGTATCCCGACCTCACTCCGGGCACCTTCACCGGGAAGGGCCAGGCCGCCTGGACCGTGGCCGGCACCTCCCAGTACGTCGTCTACGGCGGAGAGTTCACAGCCGTGAACGGGAAGGCGCAGCAGGGGCTCGTGCGGTTCGCGACCCCCTCCCTCGCGCCGAACCGCGTCGGTCCGGTGTCGAGCGGGGCCGCCTTCGTCCCGCAGCTGACGTCTCCCGCGAGCGGCGTCGTGCGGGTGGGCTGGACCTCGAACGCCGATCCCGACAACAAGGCGCTCCGCTACGACGTCTACCGCGACGGCGACCCGACGCCCGTCTACACGACGACGAGGAACTCGTCGGTCTGGTTCCGGCCGCAGATCGGGTTCACCGACGCAGGGCTCGTGCCGGGGCACTCCTACGCCTACCGCGTGCGCGCGACCGACCCCTTCGGCAACACCGTGCTGGGCGACAACGTCTCGATCACGGTTGCCTCCGCCGGCCCCACCGGCTACGCGGCGGTCGTCACAGGGCAGGGGGCGTCGAACTTCTGGCGCTTCGGCCAGTCGAAGGGGAGCGCGGTGCAGGATCTCGCCGGCTACACGCCCCAGATCCTGACCGGCTACCCGACTGCGGGCGCCGCAGGGTCGAGCGTCGACGGCAGCACCGCGACGCAGTTCTCCGCATCCGCCACGACCACCGCCGCGACCGCGACGCCCTCCTGGCCCTCGGTGTCGACGATGTCGGTCGGCGCCTGGTTCCGGGCCGCTCCCGGTCACGGCGGCACCGTGGTCGACTTCGGCAGCAACAGCCCGCTCCTCTCCGACACCGTCGACCGGTCGCTCGCGGTGACCGCGAACGGCCTCCTCGCGTTCGGGATCCGGTCCGCAGGATCGCCCGTGCTCTCCTCCCCGAGGTCGGTCGCCGACAGCAGGTGGCACTTCGCGACCGCCACGGTCACCCCGACGACCATGACGCTCTACCTCGACGGCCGCGCCGTCGCCCGCAGGTCGGGCTCGTTCGCGCTCTCGCGGACCTGGGGCTACTGGCGCGTCGGCGGCGACACCCCCTGGCTCGGGGCCCACTACTTCACCGGAACCATCGACGATGTCTCGGTCTACCCGGCAGCGCTCACCGACGCACAGGTCGCCGCGCAGTACCGGGCCGCCACCGGCACCTAG
- a CDS encoding LLM class flavin-dependent oxidoreductase codes for MARMQHFGWFFGRGFGPQGWLRPDWHWNLPWDRPGLYQSSAAELERAGLDLLIIEDSLSPGPAEQLDLRVRGALGAPKLDPLLLTPYLFAATSRLGIAPTINAGVFPPYLAARQFATLQHLSDYRVGLNVVTDVKGSRHFGIPELDHDAAYDRAEEWMHVVRQLWHSWADGAVVEDTDTWRYADGSKLDAFQHRGDYFSLDGPLNALPFDDEGGDPVIVSPGGSGRGLAFAGRNSDVQLALAKLDVETVRAYRAKIHAAAVAEGRDPASLRILFVLTPEIVASQDEVDRIVAASAHPSDADLHEVIERQSIITETDLTGLDLDAPLDPGVFGQHVSKGSIGGLVGSAPPDTPLRELFVAKYRKGRIADGTGFVGTVGQVADFIERLGDDADNDGFIFNGDLHPATVHRTLDALVPELRSRGILRPEAGSGGLRANLLDF; via the coding sequence ATGGCACGGATGCAGCACTTCGGATGGTTCTTCGGGCGCGGGTTCGGCCCGCAGGGCTGGCTGCGCCCCGACTGGCACTGGAACCTCCCCTGGGACCGCCCGGGCCTCTACCAGTCGTCGGCCGCCGAGCTGGAGCGCGCCGGTCTCGACCTCCTGATCATCGAGGACAGCCTGTCGCCCGGGCCCGCGGAGCAGCTCGACCTCCGCGTCCGCGGAGCGCTGGGGGCCCCGAAGCTCGACCCGCTCCTCCTGACCCCCTACCTGTTCGCGGCGACGAGCCGCCTGGGAATCGCGCCGACGATCAACGCCGGCGTCTTCCCGCCCTACCTGGCCGCCCGGCAGTTCGCGACCCTCCAGCACCTGAGCGACTACCGGGTGGGCCTCAACGTCGTCACCGACGTCAAGGGGAGCCGGCACTTCGGCATCCCGGAGCTCGACCACGACGCCGCCTACGACCGGGCCGAGGAGTGGATGCACGTCGTCCGGCAGCTCTGGCACAGCTGGGCGGACGGCGCGGTCGTCGAGGACACCGACACCTGGCGCTACGCCGACGGCTCGAAGCTCGACGCCTTCCAGCACCGCGGCGACTACTTCTCGCTCGACGGCCCCCTCAACGCGCTGCCGTTCGACGACGAGGGCGGCGACCCCGTCATCGTCTCGCCCGGCGGCTCCGGCCGGGGGCTCGCGTTCGCGGGCCGCAACTCCGACGTGCAGCTCGCGCTCGCGAAACTCGACGTCGAGACCGTGAGGGCGTACCGCGCGAAGATCCACGCGGCAGCGGTGGCGGAGGGGCGGGATCCTGCGTCGCTCAGGATCCTCTTCGTCCTGACGCCGGAGATCGTCGCCAGCCAGGACGAGGTCGACCGCATCGTGGCGGCCTCGGCTCACCCGAGCGACGCCGACCTGCACGAGGTGATCGAGCGGCAGTCGATCATCACCGAGACCGACCTCACCGGCCTCGACCTCGACGCGCCCCTCGACCCGGGCGTCTTCGGGCAGCACGTCTCGAAGGGCAGCATCGGCGGCCTCGTCGGCAGCGCTCCCCCGGACACGCCGCTCCGCGAGCTGTTCGTCGCGAAGTACCGCAAGGGCAGGATCGCGGACGGCACCGGCTTCGTCGGAACGGTCGGCCAGGTCGCCGACTTCATCGAGCGGCTCGGCGACGACGCCGACAACGACGGCTTCATCTTCAACGGCGACCTGCATCCGGCGACCGTGCACCGCACTCTCGACGCGCTCGTCCCCGAGCTCCGGAGCCGCGGCATCCTGCGCCCCGAAGCCGGTTCCGGGGGCCTGCGGGCGAATCTGCTCGACTTCTGA
- a CDS encoding alpha-L-glutamate ligase has translation MTEHPRVYVIHENPEWFPPLRAAFEAEGVPVEELLLTDGSIDLTSEPAPGVYWSRMSASAHTRGNEFSKEYTRAALSWLEAAGRPVVNGRGVIDLEVSKVQQHLGLQSLGFDVPRTSAVFGTRDLAAVAATFPVPFISKHNQGGKGLGVRRWDSQEEFAAWVDSAEFESSPDGITLIQELLQAAQPFNTRAEFVGGEFVYAVQVDTSGDTFEFCPADACALPGAAPLFQLREKTADGAPIAEHPVILRLPEFLSANGIEIAGVEFIETVDGRQVVYDVNTNTNYNPEVEAASEKSGPQEIARFLGARLAAHYPETAGVLA, from the coding sequence GTGACTGAGCACCCCCGCGTCTACGTGATCCACGAGAACCCCGAGTGGTTCCCGCCCCTCCGAGCAGCCTTCGAGGCCGAGGGGGTGCCGGTCGAGGAGCTCCTGCTGACCGACGGCTCGATCGACCTGACCTCGGAGCCGGCCCCCGGCGTCTACTGGTCGCGCATGTCGGCCAGCGCGCACACCCGCGGCAACGAGTTCTCGAAGGAGTACACCCGCGCCGCGCTGTCCTGGCTCGAGGCGGCCGGCCGCCCCGTCGTGAACGGCCGCGGCGTGATCGACCTCGAGGTGAGCAAGGTGCAGCAGCACCTGGGCCTCCAGTCGCTCGGCTTCGACGTGCCGCGCACCTCCGCCGTCTTCGGCACCCGCGACCTCGCAGCGGTCGCCGCGACCTTCCCCGTGCCGTTCATCTCGAAGCACAACCAGGGCGGCAAGGGTCTCGGCGTCCGCCGCTGGGACTCCCAGGAGGAGTTCGCCGCCTGGGTCGACTCCGCCGAGTTCGAGTCGTCGCCCGACGGCATCACGCTCATCCAGGAGCTGCTCCAGGCCGCGCAGCCGTTCAACACGCGCGCCGAGTTCGTCGGGGGCGAGTTCGTCTACGCCGTGCAGGTCGACACCTCCGGCGACACCTTCGAGTTCTGCCCGGCCGACGCCTGCGCCCTGCCCGGCGCCGCGCCGCTCTTCCAGCTGCGGGAGAAGACCGCCGACGGCGCTCCGATCGCCGAGCACCCCGTGATCCTGCGCCTCCCCGAGTTCCTGTCGGCGAACGGCATCGAGATCGCCGGAGTGGAGTTCATCGAGACCGTCGACGGACGCCAGGTGGTCTACGACGTCAACACGAACACGAACTACAACCCCGAAGTGGAGGCGGCCTCCGAGAAGTCGGGGCCTCAAGAGATCGCGAGGTTCCTCGGCGCCCGGCTCGCTGCGCACTACCCCGAGACGGCGGGGGTGCTCGCATGA
- a CDS encoding LLM class flavin-dependent oxidoreductase — MRFGFWTPIFGGWLRNVDDEKMPVTFDYIKRVVQTAERVGFDLTLIPELNLNDIKGTAAPSLEAWSLTAAIAAVTEKLELMAAIRPGYHLPAVAAKQAATIDEVSGGRFTLNVVSAWWEEESRQYGGLFSEHDDRYARSTEFVNILKGLWNETPFDFHGDYYDLTNSHLEPKPHVQPRIYAGGESPAGKAAIVGFADAYLTHGGTVDELRTKVDDMRARREAAGSTPFEAFGMAAYAIVRDTEEEAEAELARITDVSHGAAYESYQDFIRQSHLEHQPDLRDYSVSNRGLRPRFIGTPRQVADRILEFERAGVDTLLLQFSPQVEEMERFARDVIPLVRAESGAAREALPAV, encoded by the coding sequence ATGAGGTTCGGCTTCTGGACCCCCATCTTCGGCGGCTGGCTCCGCAACGTCGACGACGAGAAGATGCCCGTCACCTTCGACTACATCAAGCGCGTCGTGCAGACCGCCGAGCGGGTCGGCTTCGACCTCACGCTGATCCCCGAGCTCAACCTGAACGACATCAAGGGCACGGCCGCGCCGTCGCTCGAGGCCTGGTCGCTGACGGCCGCGATCGCCGCCGTCACCGAGAAGCTCGAGCTCATGGCCGCGATCCGGCCCGGCTACCACCTGCCGGCCGTCGCCGCGAAGCAGGCCGCGACGATCGACGAGGTCTCCGGCGGGCGCTTCACGCTCAACGTCGTCTCGGCCTGGTGGGAGGAGGAGTCGCGCCAGTACGGCGGCCTCTTCTCGGAGCACGACGACCGCTACGCGCGCTCCACGGAGTTCGTGAACATCCTGAAGGGCCTCTGGAACGAGACGCCGTTCGACTTCCACGGCGACTACTACGACCTGACGAACAGCCACCTCGAGCCGAAGCCGCACGTGCAGCCGCGCATCTACGCCGGCGGCGAGAGCCCCGCGGGCAAGGCCGCGATCGTCGGTTTCGCCGACGCGTACCTCACGCACGGCGGCACCGTCGACGAGCTCCGCACGAAGGTCGACGACATGCGCGCTCGCCGCGAGGCCGCAGGATCGACTCCGTTCGAGGCGTTCGGGATGGCCGCGTACGCGATCGTCCGCGACACCGAGGAGGAGGCCGAGGCCGAGCTGGCCCGGATCACCGACGTCAGCCACGGCGCCGCCTACGAGTCGTACCAGGACTTCATCCGGCAGTCGCACCTCGAGCACCAGCCCGATCTCCGCGACTACTCGGTGTCGAACCGCGGTCTCCGCCCCAGGTTCATCGGGACGCCCCGCCAGGTCGCCGACCGCATCCTGGAGTTCGAACGGGCCGGCGTCGACACGCTCCTTCTGCAGTTCTCGCCGCAGGTCGAGGAGATGGAGCGCTTCGCCCGCGACGTCATCCCGCTCGTCAGGGCCGAGTCGGGTGCGGCTCGAGAGGCGCTCCCAGCCGTATAA
- a CDS encoding 4-(cytidine 5'-diphospho)-2-C-methyl-D-erythritol kinase produces MTSVASSTVVHTRAPGKINVFLAVGDLQDDGYHELATAYQAVSLYEDVRARHADGFSVRFTSTTAGIDLSGVPVDDSNLAIKAARLLAAATGYAGGVALTIDKNVPVAGGMGGGSADAAATLLACDTLWNTGQSRDELLRLGAQLGADVPFALMGGTAVGTGRGDELSPALAQGQFQWVLALADFGLSTPAVYRELDEHRIRHLADINPVRQPRVDSGVLQALRAGDPARLADVMHNDLQAPALHLEPGLGAVLELGEQNGALAGVVSGSGPTVAFLAPDLDGALELQIALSAAKLAVVRATGPVHGARLLAD; encoded by the coding sequence ATGACCTCCGTGGCCTCCTCGACCGTGGTCCACACCCGCGCCCCCGGCAAGATCAACGTCTTCCTCGCCGTGGGCGATCTCCAGGACGACGGGTACCACGAGCTCGCGACGGCGTACCAGGCCGTGTCGCTGTACGAGGATGTCCGAGCGCGCCACGCAGACGGGTTCAGCGTCCGGTTCACTTCGACGACGGCGGGCATCGACCTGTCGGGCGTGCCGGTCGACGACTCCAACCTCGCCATCAAAGCCGCCAGGCTCCTCGCCGCGGCCACCGGCTACGCGGGCGGGGTGGCCCTGACGATCGACAAGAACGTCCCGGTCGCCGGAGGCATGGGCGGCGGCTCGGCCGATGCCGCGGCGACCCTGCTCGCCTGCGACACGCTCTGGAACACCGGCCAGAGCCGCGACGAGCTCCTCCGCCTCGGCGCCCAGCTCGGAGCCGACGTGCCCTTCGCGCTGATGGGCGGCACCGCCGTCGGCACCGGCCGCGGCGACGAGCTCAGCCCCGCGCTCGCGCAGGGCCAGTTCCAATGGGTCCTCGCCCTCGCCGACTTCGGGCTATCGACGCCCGCCGTCTACCGCGAACTCGACGAGCACAGGATCCGCCACCTCGCCGACATCAATCCGGTCCGGCAGCCCCGGGTCGACTCGGGGGTCCTGCAGGCGCTGCGGGCGGGGGATCCTGCGCGGCTCGCCGACGTCATGCACAACGACCTCCAGGCGCCGGCGCTCCACCTCGAGCCGGGGCTCGGCGCCGTGCTCGAGCTCGGCGAGCAGAACGGGGCCCTCGCGGGCGTCGTCTCAGGATCGGGGCCGACGGTCGCGTTCCTGGCGCCGGACCTCGACGGGGCGCTCGAGCTGCAGATCGCGCTGAGCGCGGCGAAGCTGGCCGTCGTGCGGGCCACCGGGCCCGTGCACGGCGCGCGGCTCCTCGCCGACTGA